From Daphnia pulicaria isolate SC F1-1A chromosome 11, SC_F0-13Bv2, whole genome shotgun sequence, the proteins below share one genomic window:
- the LOC124315083 gene encoding WW domain-binding protein 2-like produces the protein MSLNTAHANNGVLIYAGECILLYCDNVVMEFSGQDRPEFKGDKAGRLYLTTHRMIFNSSTTKDPLQSFSFPFCTMKDVELEQPMFGANYIKGKVRAQPNGGWVGEVKFKLHFKHGGAIEYGQAMLQAASITKRNHQYSDEPPAYQPPSGPWHNAPPPAYSTPNGGYYGWVPPPTNAFPNAPPANSVFMTDMPPPYPGIYPANANNGYAPSSNDAKAAEAAASGTAYYDPNTHYAYVPPAYSNDAPPSYEESKDKKFK, from the exons ATGTCTCTCAATACTGCTCACGCAAATAACGGTGTGCTGATTTATGCTGGAGAATG TATTCTGCTGTATTGCGACAACGTCGTAATGGAGTTCAGCGGGCAAGATAGACCAGAGTTTAAGGGTGATAAAGCAGGAAGGCTCTACTTGACCACTCACAGGATGATCTTTAACAGTTCGACAACAAAAGATCCTCTCCAAAGCTTCAGCTTTCCGTTTTGCACCATGAAAGAT GTTGAACTGGAACAACCCATGTTTGGAGCAAACTACATCAAAGGAAAAGTTCGTGCCCAGCCAAATGGTGGATGGGTTGGAGAAGTCAAGTTCAAGCTTCACTTCAAACATGGTGGAGCCATTGAATATGGCCAAGCTATGTTGCAAGCTGCAAGTATAA CCAAACGTAATCATCAATATTCTGATGAGCCACCTGCCTATCAGCCTCCATCTGGACCATGGCATAACGCTCCACCACCAGCTTATTCTACTCCTAATGGTGGTTATTATGGATGGGTGCCTCCACCCACAAATGCATTTCCCAATGCTCCTCCAG CAAATTCAGTTTTCATGACTGACATGCCTCCTCCATACCCTGGAATTTATCCTGCAAATGCTAATAATGGATACGCACCATCTTcaaatg ATGCCAAGGCTGCCGAAGCTGCTGCAAGCGGAACTGCCTACTACGATCCCAATACGCATTATGCTTACGTTCCTCCAGCATAT tcCAACGATGCCCCGCCCAGCTATGAGGAGAGCAAGgacaagaaattcaaataa
- the LOC124315854 gene encoding ubiquitin-conjugating enzyme E2 S-like isoform X2, whose product MASVSFENLAPQVSRQICKELQQLISDPPEGIKVILNEEDISDIQAIIDGPAGTPYASGHFRVKLVLGKDFPSGPPKGFFLTKIFHPNVSQQGEICVNTLKKDWKPDLGIKHIFLTIKCLLIVPNAESALNEEAGKLLLEHYEDYFQRAKMMTEIHAKSNADAHLNEDNGPTEGPTASKKAATDRTVLADKKKPVAKDKKRTLKRL is encoded by the exons ATGGCTTCA GTTTCGTTTGAAAACTTGGCACCTCAAGTTAGTCGCCAAATTTGCAAGGAACTTCAACAGCTTATTAGTGATCCACCTGAAGGCATCAAAGTTATTCTCAATGAAGAAGACATATCTGATATTCAAGCCATTATTGATGGACCTG CTGGTACTCCATATGCTAGTGGACATTTTAGAGTAAAATTAGTGCTAGGAAAAGATTTCCCCTCTGGTCCCCCGAAAGGCTTCTTTTTAACCAAAATATTTCATCCCAATGTCTCGCAACAAGGCGAAATTTGTGTCAACACCTTGAAGAAAGATTGGAAGCCTGATCTGGGTATCAAACACATATTTCTG ACTATCAAATGTTTGCTAATCGTCCCCAATGCAGAGTCGGCTTTGAATGAAGAGGCTGGCAAGCTTTTATTAGAGCATTATGAAGATTACTTTCAAAGAGCGAAAATGATGACTGAAATTCATGCCAAA TCGAACGCGGATGCTCACTTGAATGAAGACAACGGCCCAACGGAAGGCCCTACTGCATCGAAAAAAGCTGCTACTGATCGCACAGTTTTGGCGGATAAGAAAAAACCAGTGGCCAAGGACAAAAAGAGAACATTGAAGAGATTATGA
- the LOC124315856 gene encoding uncharacterized protein LOC124315856 — translation MRLLIILILFVTWTVCQDDTELIEKNSTAVRVRRTVGSPTPYPENVKKLTQQTTFLSHLLRTGISLERKWFDVMSQKSTAEVVVFLVLGIISTFFVILTPLVLLAKLLAPPLVLRRKNRSIHDQLHLDFSLPQWMDQMESWMNTHKPPEDR, via the exons ATGCGacttttaatcattttaattttgttcgtGACATGGACTGTTTGCCAAGACGACACCGAGTTAATCGAG AAGAATTCAACAGCAGTTCGCGTCAGGAGAACAGTCGGCTCGCCAACTCCTTACCCTGAGAACGTGAAGAAGTTGACACAGCAAACGACATTTTTGTCACATTTGCTCCGCACAGGAATCAGTTTGGAACGAAAATGGTTCGACGTCATGTCGCAGAAATCCACAGCCGAGGTGGTCGTTTTTCTCGTCCTGGGCATCATTTCTACTTTCTTCGTTATCCTGACCCCATTGGTGCTCCTGGCCAAGCTCCTGGCCCCGCCATTGGTTCTCAGGAGAAAGAACCGCAGCATTCACGATCAACTCCATTTGGATTTCTCGCTTCCGCAATGGATGGATCAGATGGAATCGTGGATGAACACGCACAAACCACCCGAGGATCGTTAG
- the LOC124315085 gene encoding ADP-ribosylation factor-like protein 6-interacting protein 1: protein MPDILLVSDQEKRIKSLKRRIETWRVFLVALYSVLIWTESWYPAPIVGTISTVFLMYWYWNPPIITSISLFFMMLSLIDYSVPRICSCISQPHQWTASNEKKFEIICETLVKTQDKIYNQMTYFIDLKRTNPKMYFLSLFSFCSLSAWIGYTVNNWLICFILVTLVSLYPGVKHNEVLSKFLSIFLHRVTNGIRSYTEKDSVKNK from the exons ATGCCTGATATCCTTCTTGTATCCGACCAG GAAAAGAGGATAAAATCTCTAAAACGGCGTATTGAAACCTGGCGTGTTTTTCTCGTTGCCTTGTATTCTGTCCTCATATGGACTGAATCCTGGTACCCTGCACCTATTGTTGGAACCATTAGTACTGTATTTCT GATGTACTGGTATTGGAATCCTCCAATCATCACCtccatttctctattttttatgATGCTCAGTTTGATTGATTACAGTGTTCCTAGAATATGTAGTTGTATATCACAACCTCATCAATGGACAGCATCAAATG agaaaaagtttgagataATCTGTGAAACTCTGGTGAAAACTCAAGATAAAATTTACAACCAGATGACATATTTTATTGATCTCAAAAGGACAAATCCTAAAATG TATTTCTTGTCACTCTTTTCATTCTGCAGTCTTTCAGCTTGGATCGGTTACACAGTCAACAACTggctcatttgttttattctcg TCACACTCGTCTCATTGTATCCCGGCGTCAAACACAACGAAGTACTATCAAAATTTCTGTCGATATTCCTACACCGAGTCACCAATGGCATCCGATCGTATACAGAAAAGGATTCTgttaaaaataagtaa
- the LOC124315852 gene encoding uncharacterized protein LOC124315852 yields the protein MATLHSSSTGVVGASGAAGGRTSVVRAPISASLPSLFARTLPTQSNRHRQSSQQQPASRPTPAATDVHRGRLVSTECQTEMEDSVQQNVRVENARNETSTGGGGAVVVLLDPSGRTRSRPVSQLSESGLSGVEEAVTELERGPPRRRRREKRRHRRSSQVPAQPLQQHVQQALHDQTELSVDSLSAAPVSPSNSDHLPDILNAHMPPPYSTLPHNSERCMGMGPIPITALPVPLSVVPMAIGPTAAGGGLLVPPSTTTTPAVVVPAGGGSTSLLASNSFTLPPAGGRRSRGSMYAGEESGKSCCGVMVTQTVSIRWFIVMIAFVGICCAVVGTVLGAMRSSGREHLTVSLLMIGVGIVLITVSTIAWRLTSQDAPSCRAMMGLGGSSMTGAGGLPVAENGECGGGGAGGLTGGAGVAEPSGRRFLSRIPPTYGRPHHPYAAMMYPEFQYRPPPPSYQASMQEYRLRLLLLDRDRHQQQLQQQQQQQQQQQQHNTPLSRACVAASSVPVAPVSPPPTYRSQANTLLRPSLPIRESEISRPPSYRSRSSASTAIEARNNPESQQQHQQQQQQMRAEEQQPTPSSCTEALIHHQVAMVEAKIKSAAPSFVDESQPQPSSKRDKDNNTVTIVQTNSSSQVLGCHNSQSPVLVTVTTSPTVHHPPSSSSSPTGSQNLQVLAQL from the exons ATGGCGACCCTTCATTCCAGCTCGACGGGCGTCGTTGGTGCTTCCGGCGCCGCTGGGGGACGAACATCTGTCGTCCGGGCGCCGATCAGCGCCTCGCTGCCCAGCTTATTTGCCCGAACATTACCTACGCAGTCCAACCGACACCGACAGTCATCCCAACAACAGCCGGCCAGCCGTCCGACTCCAGCAGCAACCGACGTCCATCGAGGACGGCTCGTGTCGACCGAATGCCAGACGGAAATGGAGGATTCTGTCCAGCAAAACGTCAGGGTGGAAAACGCTCGAAATGAAACGTcgacaggaggaggaggagctgtGGTTGTATTATTGGATCCCAGCGGTCGCACCCGAAGTCGGCCCGTCTCCCAGTTGAGTGAGAGTGGACTGAGCGGAGTGGAGGAAGCCGTGACGGAGCTGGAACGAGGTCCACCACGGCGGAGGCGTCGCGAGAAGCGACGACATCGACGATCATCGCAGGTGCCGGCCCAACCGCTGCAGCAGCACGTCCAGCAAGCGCTGCACGATCAGACGGAATTGTCGGTGGATTCCCTGTCGGCCGCTCCGGTCTCGCCCAGCAACTCGGACCATCTGCCCGACATCCTCAACGCCCACATGCCTCCGCCGTACTCGACGCTTCCGCACAATAGCGAGCGCTGCATGGGCATGGGACCCATCCCCATCACGGCGTTGCCCGTCCCATTGTCCGTCGTTCCCATGGCCATCGGGCCGACGGCCGCTGGTGGTGGCTTATTGGTGCCTCCTTCCACCACCACAACTCCGGCCGTAGTGGTACCCGCCGGCGGAGGCAGCACATCACTTTTAGCCAGCAATAGTTTCACCTTGCCGCCAGCCGGTGGTCGACG ATCTCGTGGATCGATGTACGCCGGCGAAGAGAGCGGCAAATCGTGTTGCGGGGTGATGGTGACGCAAACGGTTTCCATCCGCTGGTTCATCGTCATGATCGCCTTCGTTGGCATCTGCTGCGCAGTTGTGGGAACAGTCCTCGGGGCCATGAGGTCTTCCGGACGGGAACACCTTACCGTTTCCCTCCTCATGATTG GTGTGGGGATCGTGTTGATCACGGTCAGCACAATAGCGTGGAGGTTGACGTCACAAGACGCACCGTCGTGTCGGGCCATGATGGGATTGGGTGGATCGTCGATGACGGGCGCTGGTGGATTGCCCGTGGCGGAGAATGGCGAatgcggaggaggaggtgcCGGAGGATTGACTGGCGGGGCGGGAGTGGCCGAGCCCAGTGGACGTCGCTTCCTCTCGCGAATTCCGCCGACTTACGGGCGGCCGCACCATCCTTACGCCGCCATGATGTATCCGGAATTCCAGTACAGGCCGCCGCCACCTTCCTATCAGGCTTCCATGCAAGAGTACCGGCTCCGgctcctgctgctggatcGAGACAGGCACCAACAGCAattgcaacaacagcaacaacagcagcagcaacaacaacaacacaatacGCCTCTTAGTCGGGCGTGTGTGGCTGCCAGTAGCGTTCCAGTTGCGCCCGTTTCACCTCCGCCAACCTATCGGTCACAAGCCAACACCCTCCTAAG GCCGTCACTGCCGATCCGGGAGAGTGAAATTAGTCGTCCGCCCAGTTACCGATCGAGGAGTAGTGCCTCTACGGCCATCGAGGCCAGAAACAACCCCGagtcgcaacaacaacatcagcagcagcagcagcagatgaggGCGGAAGAGCAACAGCCGACTCCGTCGAGTTGTACCGAGGCATTAATTCACCATCAGGTGGCGATGGTGGAAGCCAAAATCAAAAGTGCCGCTCCGTCGTTTGTGGACGAGTCGCAGCCACAGCCGTCGAGCAAACGAGACAAGGACAACAACACAGTCACGATCGTGCAGACCAATTCGTCCAGTCAGGTGCTGGGCTGCCACAACAGCCAATCGCCCGTTTTGGTTACAGTCACAACTTCCCCAACTGTCCACCATCCGCCGTCGTCTTCCTCGTCGCCAACCGGCTCACAGAATCTCCAAGTTTTGGCACAGTTATGA
- the LOC124315078 gene encoding open rectifier potassium channel protein 1-like, which produces MGWKSSIAIHLGFWLYLVGGGLIYYYIENPMYHLPPVEKPVTINATFCQDLMNLVEYSVTLSAGDVNAENNCFEKWFEVVRESCNNLTIKLENATDINGTGDDPPWEFSSALFLCMTILTTIGYGAYSPKSNWGKIFCIFYGFVGIPICGVVLASTSDYFSNMFLYLYERRQKKQKNDNKQRSIFIAAIIFLIPGLAVFIFFPAALFVVIEGWSYLDATYFCFITLTTVGFGDIIAAQQTNGKLLWLYRISWIIWVTLGIAYWAIVINFITKALKSKKLREKWTKTSKALSAQAQEIRRVVIRLTRTLSSSTLKSVGQNDSLFTALKTKSAFDFALHFTDSLGKSLTEPERIKCLADIVSAFETAPAAKTGSELKQRQSVADPPTPDLTKRKQLSFATDNAAVLKSFPGSESDKQLHHQQFMDQHSPVLAERKSLSLADMAKAFRSASGHGLDQHQQDLVICPSTPVLGGRRSLSLINLIPSQSEMNPTTPSSLPKRKIYSPAYFGTAFESASGLDPHQQSDAVQPPAEHDEVETSTQNDGWSSWPSSFNAPPTIRVTDSRNNDDNVSIPIFYFSLNPLLRGLLIEALLILNEAETNGTILDKN; this is translated from the exons ATGGGATGGAAAAGTTCTATAGCCATTCATTTAGGATTTTGGCTCTACTTAGTGGGAGGAGGATTGATTTActattacatcgaaaatcccATGTACCATCTTCCACCGGTGGAAAAAC CGGTGACAATCAACGCCACTTTCTGCCAGGATTTGATGAATTTAG TTGAATATTCCGTAACACTCAGTGCAGGCGACGTGAATGCTGAAAACAACTGTTTCGAAAAATGGTTCGAGGTGGTTAGAGAATCTTGCAACAACCTAACTATTAAGTTGGAAAATGCCACCGATATAAACGGAACTGGAGATGACCCTCCCTGGGAGTTTTCAAGTGCCCTGTTTCTGTGCATGACCATTCTCACCACTATCG gtTACGGAGCTTACAG TCCAAAAAGCAATTGggggaaaatattttgcaTCTTTTACGGCTTTGTCGGAATCCCGATATGCGGAGTAGTCCTCGCTTCGACTAGCGACTATTTCAGCAACATGTTTTTGTACTTGTACGAACGCCGACagaaaaagcagaaaaacGACAATAAGCAACGCAGTATTTTTATAGCAGCCATCATCTTTCTTATTCCCGGATTGGctgtcttcatcttctttccaGCCGCATTATTCGTTGTCattgaa GGCTGGTCTTACTTGGATGCAACATATTTTTGCTTTATAACACTCACAACTGTGGGATTTGGAGACATTATTGCAG cTCAGCAAACGAATGGCAAGCTGTTGTGGCTGTACCGAATTTCTTGGATTATCTGGGTTACGCTGGGCATTGCGTATTGGGCGATTGTCATTAATTTCATCACCAAGGCTTTAAAG tcaaaaaaattaaggGAAAAATGGACAAAAACGAGCAAGGCACTCTCGGCACAAGCGCAAGAAATACGGCGAGTAGTTATCCGTCTTACTCGCACACTTTCGAGCAGTACACTGAAATCTGTTGGACAAAACGACAGTCTGTTCACTGCTCTCAAAACCAAA TCTGCATTTGACTTCGCTTTACATTTCACGGATTCCTTGGGGAAATCATTGACTGAACCTGAACGTATTAAGTGTCTTGCCGATATCGTCTCGGCTTTCGAAACCGCTCCCGCTGCTAAAACGGGATCAGAGCTAAAACAACGACAATCAGTTGCGGATCCACCTACCCCTGATTTAACTAAACGTAAGCAACTTTCCTTTGCTACCGATAATGCGGCGGTCCTGAAATCCTTTCCTGGAAGCGAATCAGACAAACAACTACACCACCAACAATTTATGGATCAACATTCCCCCGTTTTAGCTGAACGGAAGAGTCTTTCTCTGGCCGATATGGCCAAAGCTTTCAGATCCGCTTCTGGCCACGGACTAGACCAACACCAACAAGATCTGGTTATATGTCCGTCAACCCCCGTTTTAGGTGGACGTAGGAGCCTTTCTCTTATCAATCTCATACCGTCACAATCAGAAATGAATCCAACTACCCCCAGCAGTTTGCCGAAACGTAAGATTTATTCTCCTGCCTATTTCGGAACGGCCTTCGAATCCGCTTCCGGATTAGATCCGCACCAACAATCCGATGCCGTTCAGCCCCCCGCTGAACACGATGAGGTTGAAACCTCAACACAAAATGATGGGTGGTCTTCTTGGCCATCTTCCTTTAACGCCCCGCCTACCATTAGGGTTACAGATTCAAGAAATAACGATGATAATGTGTCCAtccccattttctatttttctttaaatcctCTTCTTCGGGGACTTCTCATTGAAGCGTTACTGATCCTGAATGAAGCTGAAACTAACGGAACAATTCTGGATAAGAATTGA
- the LOC124315079 gene encoding potassium channel subfamily K member 2-like encodes MGWKSSLTIHVGFWFYLVAGGLVYYYIENPMYHLPPVEKPMTINISFCQHLMNSVEYSASVSRGGANYENDHFEIWFGVVRESCNNLTVKLENVTDVNDTGDVAWEFSSALFLCMNILTTIGYGNFSPKSDWGKIFCIFYGFVGIPICVVFLASTSDYFSNMFLYLYERRQNKKKNDDKRQSIFIAAIFFLIPGLAVFIFFPSAIFVFIEGWSYLDATYFSFLTLTSVGFGDIVAAQQTNGKLLWLYRISWIIWVTLGIAYWAIVINFITKALKSKNVREKWEKTSHALAVQAKEVRRVVRSFSNNTLQLSHSGQNSSNEFIALKSKTVFDFAHHFTDSMGKALTNPERKRSSLTDFVTAFQSGSGLVLQQQQSVVNYNPDVTESIPRWELGGRRQSEQSPVSAKDIIDTYTQNDGSYPWLSFGNAQTGSANADDNVSLPSVYLSANPSRKTSETKNDFPSRWYDDDASIRSTYLSLNPSRKTSETNNDHPNMSQTSIENPPLRNLLIEALMILNEAETNGTVLDQ; translated from the exons ATGGGATGGAAAAGCTCGCTAACTATTCATGTTGGATTTTGGTTCTACTTAGTAGCAGGAGGACTGGTTTATTACTACATCGAAAATCCAATGTACCACCTCCCACCAGTGGAAAAAC CGATGACAATAAACATCAGTTTCTGTCAGCATCTGATGAATTCAG TTGAATATTCCGCATCAGTCAGTAGAGGCGGCGCGAATTATGAAAACGACCATTTTGAAATATGGTTCGGGGTGGTCAGAGAATCTTGCAACAACCTGACTGTGAAGTTGGAAAATGTCACTGATGTGAACGATACTGGAGATGTCGCCTGGGAGTTTTCAAGCGCTCTCTTTCTGTGCATGAACATTCTCACCACTATCG gctACGGAAATTTTAG TCCAAAAAGCGATTGggggaaaatattttgcaTATTTTACGGATTCGTCGGGATCCCGATATGCGTAGTGTTCCTCGCTTCGACTAGCGACTACTTCAGCAACATGTTTTTGTACTTGTACGAACGCCgacagaataaaaagaaaaatgacgatAAGCGGCAAAGCATCTTTATCGCAGCcatcttctttcttattcCGGGATTGGctgtcttcatcttctttccgTCCGCAATATTCGTTTTTATAGAG GGCTGGTCTTACTTGGATGCaacatatttttcctttttgacacTCACATCGGTCGGATTTGGAGACATTGTTGCGG cTCAGCAAACGAATGGCAAGCTGTTGTGGCTGTACCGAATTTCCTGGATTATCTGGGTTACGCTGGGCATTGCGTATTGGGCGATTGTCATCAATTTCATCACTAAGGCTCTAAag tctaaAAATGTTAGGGAAAAGTGGGAGAAAACGAGCCATGCACTCGCTGTGCAAGCGAAAGAAGTGCGGCGAGTTGTACGTTCATTTTCCAACAATACGTTGCAACTTAGTCATTCTGGACAAAATTCATCAAACGAATTTATTGCTCTCAAATCCAAA ACGGTATTCGATTTTGCCCATCACTTCACGGATTCCATGGGAAAAGCATTGACTAACCCTGAACGTAAGCGTTCTTCTCTTACCGATTTTGTAACGGCTTTCCAATCCGGAAGCGGATTGGtcctgcaacaacaacaatcagtTGTGAATTACAACCCCGATGTAACTGAATCCATTCCTAGATGGGAATTAGGAGGACGTCGTCAATCTGAGCAATCTCCCGTTTCCGCTAAAGATATAATTGATACCTACACTCAAAACGATGGCTCCTATCCTTGGCTATCATTTGGTAACGCCCAGACTGGATCCGCAAATGCTGATGATAACGTGTCCCTTCCCAGTGTCTATCTGTCTGCAAATCCTTCAAGAAAAACATCAGAAACAAAGAATGATTTTCCTTCTCGTTGGTATGATGATGACGCATCAATCCGCAGTACCTATCTGTCTTTGAATCCTTCAAGGAAAACATCGGAAACAAACAACGACCATCCGAACATGTCTCAAACCTCGATTGAAAACCCTCCACTTCGAAACCTTCTCATTGAAGCGTTGATGATCCTGAATGAAGCTGAAACTAACGGAACAGTTCTCGATCAGTGA
- the LOC124315854 gene encoding ubiquitin-conjugating enzyme E2 S-like isoform X1 yields MASVSFENLAPQVSRQICKELQQLISDPPEGIKVILNEEDISDIQAIIDGPAGTPYASGHFRVKLVLGKDFPSGPPKGFFLTKIFHPNVSQQGEICVNTLKKDWKPDLGIKHIFLTIKCLLIVPNAESALNEEAGKLLLEHYEDYFQRAKMMTEIHAKVSQNQSNADAHLNEDNGPTEGPTASKKAATDRTVLADKKKPVAKDKKRTLKRL; encoded by the exons ATGGCTTCA GTTTCGTTTGAAAACTTGGCACCTCAAGTTAGTCGCCAAATTTGCAAGGAACTTCAACAGCTTATTAGTGATCCACCTGAAGGCATCAAAGTTATTCTCAATGAAGAAGACATATCTGATATTCAAGCCATTATTGATGGACCTG CTGGTACTCCATATGCTAGTGGACATTTTAGAGTAAAATTAGTGCTAGGAAAAGATTTCCCCTCTGGTCCCCCGAAAGGCTTCTTTTTAACCAAAATATTTCATCCCAATGTCTCGCAACAAGGCGAAATTTGTGTCAACACCTTGAAGAAAGATTGGAAGCCTGATCTGGGTATCAAACACATATTTCTG ACTATCAAATGTTTGCTAATCGTCCCCAATGCAGAGTCGGCTTTGAATGAAGAGGCTGGCAAGCTTTTATTAGAGCATTATGAAGATTACTTTCAAAGAGCGAAAATGATGACTGAAATTCATGCCAAAGTTAGTCAAAATCAG TCGAACGCGGATGCTCACTTGAATGAAGACAACGGCCCAACGGAAGGCCCTACTGCATCGAAAAAAGCTGCTACTGATCGCACAGTTTTGGCGGATAAGAAAAAACCAGTGGCCAAGGACAAAAAGAGAACATTGAAGAGATTATGA
- the LOC124315080 gene encoding cytochrome P450 4C1-like, whose protein sequence is MLNVLQYCLGTAFCIVGLILAIITGWWVYIRISPFHRAVNKIPGPRSYLPIFGNLFEFSGGLDDVLRIFHEKWPRKYGDIYRVFLGPNCHIFTSSPELLEEILTSQKIIEKGKPYKQLIPWLGQGLLVSSGELWRSRRKLLTPAFHFSILNNFVKVFNEQSLVLCGIFEEICQSSTDGKGEIDVDPYISRCSLDMICEAAMGTKINAQTEISDYVTAVYRMGQLMVEQFLQPWLRNPTIFSLSPLGREHNRLLKTLHGFTKEVIHRRREILNSRKHLLETNPTEFETRNQLALLDLLITASDDGQVLSNQDIQDEIDTFMFEGHDTSASMMGWFLYLMAANPECQEKAYNELLDVFGKSERECTQEDIPNLKYLECCIKETLRMYPSIAGFERHVQEDIRIGNYLIPAGCSVGCLASTTHHNSKFFPDPLVFKPERFLLDQAAGRHPYAYIPFSAGPRNCIGQRFAMLEGKIVLSNLLRRFKFEQSPNATAPIPSFQITLKSLTGIHLSVSCR, encoded by the exons ATGTTGAACGTATTGCAGTACTGTCTCGGTACAGCCTTCTGTATTGTAGGATTGATCCTTGCCATCATTACAGGATGGTGGGTATACATTCGTATTTCCCCTTTCCATCGAGCCGTCAATAAAATTCCAGGCCCCAGATCTTACCTTCCCATATTTGGAAATCTGTTTGAGTTTTCTGGAGGACTGGATG ATGTACTTCGTATATTTCATGAGAAATGGCCCCGGAAATATGGCGACATTTATCGAGTTTTTCTTGGTCCAAACTGCCACATTTTTACTTCGTCCCCTGAACTGCTGGAG GAAATTTTAACTAGTCAGAAAATCATTGAAAAAGGTAAACCATACAAACAGTTAATTCCTTGGTTAGGCCAAGGACTTCTTGTCAGTTCCG GGGAACTGTGGAGATCACGACGTAAATTATTAACGCcggcatttcatttttcaattttgaacaaCTTTGTCAAAGTTTTCAACGAGCAAAGCCTCGTCCTCTGTGGGATTTTCGAGGAAATCTGCCAATCCTCCACAGATGGAAAGGGAGAGATAGACGTTGACCCATATATTTCAAGATGTTCATTGGACATGATATGcg AAGCTGCGATGGGGACGAAAATAAACGCACAAACAGAAATTTCTGATTACGTAACGGCAGTTTACAG AATGGGACAACTAATGGTCGAACAGTTTCTACAGCCGTGGTTAAGAAATCCCACAATATTCTCACTTTCTCCCCTGGGACGAGAACACAATCGACTGTTGAAAACTCTTCATGGCTTTACTAAAGAA gtgATCCACAGAAGAAGGGAAATCTTAAATTCAAGAAAGCACTTGCTGGAAACTAACCCGACAGAATTTGAAACCA GAAACCAGCTAGCACTGCTCGATTTACTGATTACAGCTTCCGATGACGGCCAAGTTCTCTCCAATCAGGACATTCAAGACGAAATTGACACTTTCATGTTTGAG GGTCACGACACGTCGGCCTCAATGATGGGATGGTTTCTCTACTTAATGGCAGCGAACCCCGAATGCCag GAAAAAGCGTACAACGAATTACTAGATGTCTTTGGGAAGTCGGAAAGGGAATGCACTCAAGAGGATATTCCCAATTTGAAGTATCTTGAATGTTGCATCAAGGAAACATTGCGGATGTACCCCAGTATAGCTGGATTTGAAAGACACGTCCAAGAAGATATTCGAATCG GGAATTATTTGATACCTGCCGGTTGTTCGGTGGGATGTCTAGCTTCAACTACGCATCACAATTCCAAATTTTTCCCAGACCCTTTAGTTTTCAAGCCAGAGCGTTTCTTACTTGACCAGGCCGCTGGCCGACATCCGTACGCTTACATACCATTTAGTGCTGGACCTCGCAACTGTAtcg GTCAAAGATTTGCAATGTTGGAAGGCAAGATCGTGTTATCGAATCTTCTCCGGCGATTTAAATTCGAGCAATCACCCAACGCAACGGCTCCGATTCCTTCATTCCAGATAACCCTGAAATCGTTAACCGGAATTCATTTAAGTGTCTCTTGTCGTTGA